The genome window GCTGCTAAAGAAAACCGTCAGTGCTAATAGCATTggtggttttcttaagaaaccgcatgTGGAGACAATATTTTTTCATAGGCGGGGCTGCTTAAGACACCGCCAGTGATAATAATATTTCCACATgcggtttcttaagcaaaccgccagtgctaATGATATTTACACTGGCGGGCTGCTAAATAAAACCGTCAGTGCTAAAGATATTTACACTGACGGCTGACGAACAACCGCCTGTGAAAAAGCCCGATTTCTACTGGCacctagcactggcggcactgaaaaacgccagtgcaaaTAGCTTTaggaccgccactatagagcttctgtgtactagtgctgCCTTATTCCCTCCACCACCCGGCCTTGTCACGCTCGTTGTCGAGTACTAGAAAATCTTGTGTGTTGTTGACGTTATTTGGCTCATTCTTGAGCTTTTCTGAACGAACCAGTGGACTGCTCGTCCACGGCTCGATCGGCGTAATTAGAGATGTTGTAACGGGTCACGTCTACAACCTAGTCTAATTAGGATAAAAGTGCACACTGAACACATGATTAGCGCATGTCACCCAATAATAACCTCGATCGTTCGCCCTCCACCGGAATCGAAGCCAGGACAGGACAGGCACCGCAGGAGATCGACACGTCAACCCATCTTGTTTTTTCTACGACCGCTATTATTATTTACCACTTGCTTACTTAGTACTTACTGTGCGGTGCGGGGTAATTGGTAAACGGGTGTCGACGTCCCGGGCGCGTACGTCGTGTTGCGGTTACTGTTACCGCGCCGTGGTCGTGGTGGGCCAGCAAAGTCTGGCGGGCGGCCAATGGGAACTCGACAGAGCGGGGGAGACATGACGGGGCTGATAGCTGTACGTCCTCCAATCCCATGCACCCGGCCACCCATCCGCTCCGCTGTCTCGTCAGCCGTCAGCTACCTCTCTAGCTGCTCGCTCCTCAAGCAGTCAAGCTTCTCAATGGAACAGTATCTATCTATCCCTACAGTGGGCAGTGGTGCCATACATGGCCAAAAGTTTTAGCAGTATATGACACCAAagagcaagtttaataatatagCTAATGACAGGTTTTATGATATTAATATGTCGTATATAGTTAACTAAATACCTACTCATATAATAACTCTCCATAGAGACAAACTATTGTAGAAACCGTAGTCGAATTAAAGCTGCAGCAAGCCGCAACCGAACATAGAAGCTACctattttctctctctctccactcCTCTTGTTTTTATGTCACCATAAATCTGACGTGATATCTCTTATACTTCGTTTATATCAATTTATTATACTTGCTCTAACACCTAGTATTGTCGGTGCCTATCTATACAGTCAAAAAAATATGAAATAGTGTAAAGATTACAAATATAATGTAAAAATATAAATATTTATACCAATATAGACCGGATCTATCATATTTAAAATTATAAGAAATCATAATTCATAATCACATGTACACAACATAAATCACCTTTACATACCATCGGTTAGTCTAagcatgttgtcgtgttgtgttcGTGCTAGGCGGCTAGGCCATTGTGATGGGGTGACAACCTCGATACGACATTGGATCTTTTACTGTATTGACACATATGTACTATGTGAATCGTGTAGTATCATGCTACAACAGTATGAATCGTGTTGTATTTAGTGTCGACTTATTTAGCACGACTCATTGGACCATCTATAAGCGGGGGTGGAGAAGAGAATTTGTTTTGACTGATGGGTTATGTATTAAAAAAAATTAGCTGGCTAAAAACTAACAGATACTAGCTACTCCTTACTAATCCTGggcagggcaggaggaggggccgGGGGCCCCCTCCCTTTCCTAGACGAGCTAGCAAACAGCGGTCAGCAGCAGGGACAGTCCATTTCCGTCTGACCCGCCCGCGGCCGTTCCCCCACCCCGCCTTTCCTTGCACCCACCCAGCAAGCAGAGCCCACCGGATGGACGGACGCCCCGCGCGCCGGCCGGCCGGTCGATTCCCCCACTCCACTCGCCGCCCGCGGCTGGGCTGCGCTGCGCATCGACGACGGACGACGACACAATCACCCCCACCCCCCGTCCAATCAGCAGCGGACGAGGGACGACCACGGCCCCCCGTCTGCCGCACGCGCGCCCGCTCTGCcagctgctgctactactgctaaaCCTCGCCCACCAGTCGCGTGAGGAAATAGCAACCTGCTGAGCTCGCTCGTTCGCTCGCTCGCCTGCCTTCTTCCCTGGGCAAGCTAGCTAGCTAGGATCGAGGAGGAGCTCTGCCCGGCCATGCAGCGTGGGGATCCGCTGGTGGTGGGCCGCATCATCGGCGACGTGGTGGACCCCTTCGTGCGCCGGGTGCCGCTCCGCGTCGCCTACGCCGCGCGCGAGGTCTCCAACGGCTGCGAGCTCAGGCCCTCCGCCATCGCCGACCAGCCGCGCGTCGAGGTCGGCGGACCCGACATGCGCACCTTCTACACCCTCGTACGTAACAGTCCGTTCACTCGATCTTCTCATTATATTCATCCACTGCATCCCTACTATAGACAGACAGTACATGCGTGCGTGTTGTACACGATTCCAAGCCATCAGCCAGCTTAAACCGCATGCCTGAATCTGACTAATTCTGATCTGCAGGTGATGGTAGATCCTGATGCGCCGAGCCCCAGCGATCCCAACCTCAGGGAGTACCTGCACTGGTAATCTACTACTACTAGTAGCTAGCTAGCCGCATATCCGTTTCCATCCACGTACTAGTCTACAAAACAAACTGCATGCTTCGCTGCTTTGCTTCTCTGCAGCAAGCATGACCTTAGAATAAACGATCTCGGTACATATATAATTATCTATTTATCAGTCTAAGCTATTTTAAATCTTACTACATATTTTTTTGAAATGAACCTATATTCTTAATCGTATATAAAGTAAGCATAATTACATACTCATATACTTTATATGCACTTGCATATTTGATCATACTATTGTAGATAATTTAGTTTGACCATATACTTTATTTATATGTACTACATggagacatatatatatatatatatatatatatatatatatatatatatatcataaatGTACATATATAAGAAACTATTTCTTAAAAATGCAAAATATTTTtcatatatacatacatatatacattGCATATGGTAACACACGTACTGTCCACTTCCCGTCTCTTTCAGCATGCTACAACACACGTACTGTCAGGATCTTGTCTACATTCTCCACCTCGTACGGTAGGTAGTACTGTGTACTAGCATGATATAAATAAACTAATCCAGAGTCCACCAGCCTCCCTTTCCAGTTCTAGAGATCAATAATATATGCAAGCAAACTACTATTTAGTTGTGAATGACATTAGATATCTACCTGGGCGCATTTGTAGAAACATTATCCCGATTAAGAGTAAAGATGTTACTAACTGCCCTGATCACAGATACAATATCAAATATCTATTCGACTTGTTCTTCGCGCTATATATGTGTAGTTAGTTATTACCTccattctcgaatatttgtcgctgGCTAGTTCATTTTTCAACTAAAAcgggacaaataaaaaagaacggattaGAATGTTAGTTTCTGCAATTTCAAATATTTGTACAGAACTGTGGAAGATATAGACGCATGTTACAACCACATGATCTGATGTATTACTAGCTAGCTTTTAAGGCACACAATAGCAACCATGCCTTTTATTTTCCCAGGCAAATTATTTGAGATGGTAACTCATTCCAGACATCTTTTAGGCTAGTCGTATGCATTAGATTTAGTTAACACCAATACCCATATACCATCTGTGTAGAAAAAATGAAGTAGATAATCTGTAGATGCACCAATATCATAACGTACGTACGTGTCCGCCATCCATAATTCTTTGGAAACATCAAATTCCTAAACCATGAGTAGCCGTATAAGAGCATCACCATATCATATATCTATCTGGTCTCCTATATTAAAAAAATAttacctccgttctcgaatatttgtcgcccgctagtttatttttaaactaaaacgtgACAAATAAAAAAATGGATGGAGTAACATTTTAGAAGAGGGTGTGCATTTTAAAAGAGGAGGCACTACAAAAGATCTTCTATCTTATTTCCTATATCTATAATTTTAAGAGATATATACATTATTTCTCCTAAATAAAAGAAACGACCCTCCCTTATCTATCCCGGCCTAAAGAAATATAGGAAGCGAATTTTAGGAAATCTACTACAATAGTGCCCTCTTAACTCTTATCCTAAATTAATTTTAAGATACTCTTTTAAAATAATGTATTTGAGATGTGATATAAGTGTGTGTGCTTTAGGAACCACATGGGATAGTTAACCTCTATCCTAGTTTTTTAGTTGGGTGGACCTCATCTCACGTTTGGTTAGAGGGATGGGGTCATTCTAGGTTTTATGTTTGGTTCATTGGGAAATAGATGTAGATTGAGAATCTAACACATGGATCCCAAGTGAcattctctttctcttccctGCTCTACCTTCTTCCCTAATCATGCTCATCATACCCCCATTATGTCACGTGGTTGGAACCCTTGTACCACACCGCCCGATTGCCACAACTCCTACATCGTGCCCTGCATCCATAGTTTTTAAGCTACGCTGCTCATTGTGTCGTCCCTGTTTGCCACAGCCAAATCGCCACCCCTCACTAGCACCAACGGGTGCTCGAGCTTGGCCTACACCACCGGAGTTGGGTCTATGTGCCACCACCACCCCTCATCGATCATCATCGTGCTCACCCTCGAACTCGACCCATCATCGCTTTGCTACGTCCGCACGTGCCCCTGACGTGGGTTCATTAGCTCCACTTGAATCGAATGAATTGGATGAATCCATATCTATGAGGAATATTCTTTTTGCTTAATGAACCCAACCCCCTATCTCTCAAAAATGGGTTTGACCCTACTTGACCTAATGAGACCCTTGAACCAAACACACACTAAGAGATTTGGTGAAGATGCTTTAAACCATTGGTTTAATATTTGTACTCAAGGGAGACTAGTGGATACAATTACTTCATACTCCTACTCGAAACATGAGCAGTTGCCTTGATGGCATCGCACCAAGAAACCTAGCACCACACCTCTTAGAGCTAGTCCCAAGAAAGAATAGGTCGGTTGCCTGTGAGTTCAATGGTGGGAATTGGATCGGGTCTTTGAGAAGCAAGATCACATTGTCGGTTCAAATTGAAGAATTTGTCTCCCTTTGGATTAGACTCCAAGATTTTTATCTTCAACTGTAGGTCTCGAACTCCATTACATGGAAATGGAGCCTTGACAGTGTCTTCATAGTTAATTTAGCCTACAAAGTGCAATCCATCAAATCTTGCAGCCACATCAAATCTAGTCTTGTATGGGAGGTAAGGGTTGACCCAACATGTAAGGTTTGTCCTTGGATTCTTCTACAGGACAAGCTCCTCACTATGAACAATCTTGCCACTAGGGGCTGGCCACACCATCCAAGTCGCTCCCTCTACAATCTTGCCACTAGGGGATGGCCACACCATCCGAGTCGCACCCTCTACAATGGGTCCCTAGAGACtaggggtgggcattttaaaaccAAAAACCAAACCCGAACTCGAACCCGAATAAACCAAATTATCGATCTATTTGGGTTTTGAGGTTCAGGTTCGGTTCCTACATGTACTATATTTCGAGGTATTAGTTTGGGTTCGGTTCCTAGCCTTTAAAACCTAAATAGACCGAATAACCCAAAATATAAAAAACTATTAGTATGTGATGATATTATTATgtgatttatgaacttattagctaAAAATTATGATGTCATCTTAATGATGGTATATATATCTCTATATGCTATTTTTTATAGTAACATGTTGTAATAATAGTACTTCAAATTAACTATTcattatatttatatttatatatattaacAAAAGACGCTAGTCTCTACTATTTGATCTATACGGTGgacgaatagaccgaaccgaaattgtgtgtctattcgggttcgattcccaaaattattttgaaaattttGGTTCTCGTTTTTTAGAACTCGAAATTTTAAAAATCCGAATAGACTGAATCAAATCACCCTAATAGACCAAATGCCCAGCCCTACTAGAGATTGGCCTTCTCTCTATTTCCATTATCGTTTCGCTCGTGTTGTGCAGGATTATATTCTAGCTTGGAAAGGTATGACCCTCTGTGCCTAGGCAGACTTGGCTCACTCCTCTAACATTA of Zea mays cultivar B73 chromosome 8, Zm-B73-REFERENCE-NAM-5.0, whole genome shotgun sequence contains these proteins:
- the ZCN14 gene encoding ZCN14 protein isoform X1, coding for MQRGDPLVVGRIIGDVVDPFVRRVPLRVAYAAREVSNGCELRPSAIADQPRVEVGGPDMRTFYTLVMVDPDAPSPSDPNLREYLHCMLQHTYCQDLVYILHLVRLVTDIPATTGVSFGTEVVCYESPRPVLGIHRVVFLLFQQLGRQTVYAPGWRQNFSTRDFAELYNLGLPVAAVYFNCQRESGTGGRRM